TCAGGAAAGGGTTGTGCCCCTTGGCCAGGTGGCGCTCCAGATCGCTGGGCTCGGGCGAGGTCACACCCGCCGGGTCGAACAGGGCAACCGAGGCAATGCGTTCCGGGTAATGCGCTGCCAGCCAGGCCGCGATCCAGCCGCCCATGGAGTTGCCGATCACATGGACCTTCTCGACCCCGCAGACATCCAGCAACTGGATCATGCGTTTGGCCTGCAACGGGATGTCATAGCCACCACCGGCCTTGAAGCCGGTTTCGCCATGGCCGGCGATGTCGGGGATGATCACCCGGTAATTGCCGACAAAGTGCCGGGCGAAGCGCAGCCAGATATTTTTATCGGCGCTGAAGCCATGCAGCATCAGCACATTGCTCGATGCTTCGTACGGCCCGCCCTGCCAGGTCGAGACGGTCATTTCGTTGATGGGCACGACAATCTTGTGCAGCTTGTACAACTTGGCTTCGGCCGCCACGCTCAAGTCGTAAAGCCAATACCCGACCGCCGGGTAGCTCAGCCAGCTCCAGGCCGCAAACACCGCGATAGCGACTACCAGTAAAAGCATCAGTCGTCTTCCTTCTGACGGATCAGGACAATATGTGGTCGGCGGGTTTCAGGGCTCGGGTCAATCGATGAAAGCTGAAACTGAACCCCGGAAACATCGCCACCACATGACCGCTCTTGCTTTGATACCAACTGTGGCAGCCTCCGGACTTCCACACCGTGCGTTCCATTTCTCTATGGATCATTTCAGTGTAGGTACGTTCTGCCTCGGGGCGCACTTCGATGCTGCGCAAACCTTGTGTTTTTAACGTGCGAATGCAGTCCAGGATGTAGTTCATCTGCGACTCGATGATGAACAGCGCGGATGTATGGCCGATGCCGGTGTTGGGGCCGGTGACGATAAACAGGTTGGGAAAGTCCGGCAGGCTGGTGCCGAGGTACGCCCGGGGATACTCGGCCCAGACATTGCGCAATTGCGTGCCGTTTCTGCCGGTGACCGGGTAGGAAATCACCCCGTCGGTGGCGTCGTAGCCGGTGGACCAGACGATCAGGTCCACATCGATGTGCTGACCGTCCTGCATGACGATGCCGGTTTCGTCGATCGCCTTGATGCCTTGTTCGCGGCTGTGCAACGTCACGTTGCCCCGCGCCAGCGCCGGGTACAGCGTGCTGGAGAGAATGACCCGCTTGCAGCCGATGGTGTAGTCCGGTGTCAGTTTTCGCCGCAGTTCGGCGTCGGGTACCTGACGTTTGATGAAACGCAAAGCCTGATGCTGGACCATGCGCACTGCCGGTTTCGAGTATTTGAAGGCGATCACCCGGGTTTCGAATTGCCAGTAGATCATCCAGCGCAGCAGCTTGTAGGCCGGCTTGAGCCCCAGCAGCCAGCGCTGCAAGCGCCCGAACGTGCGGTCGGCCCGGGGCAATACCCAATGGGGCGTGCGCTGGAACACATGCAGGTGCCCAACGTCCGGGGCAATCGCCGGAATCACCTGGGCCGCACTGGCACCGCTGCCGACGATCGCCACGCGTTTTTGCCGGTAATCGAAGGTGTGGTCCCAGTGATTGGTGTGAAAGGTCTTGCCCTTGAAGCGCTCCATGCCGGGAAAGTGTGGCACCACCGGTTGACTCAGGGGCCCGGTGGCGTTGATCAGGAACTGTGCATGAAAGGTGCCTTTGGCGGTGTGGACCGCCCAGCGCCGCTCGACCTCGTCCCATTCCACCTGCTCGACATTGGCCTGCAACTCCACCCGCTCACGCAGGCCGAAACGCTCCACCACATGGCGGGTGTAGCGATGCAGTTCGGCCTGTTCGGCGAACATCTGCGTCCAGCGGTACGGGGCGAAAGACAGCGAGTAAAGCGGCGAGGGCACATCGACCGCCGCCCCCGGATAGGTGTTCTGGCACCAGGTGCCGCCGAAAAAGTCCCGCCGCTCCAGCATGCGGAAGTCGGTGATGCCCGCCTTGAGCAGATTCACCGCGGCACATTGGCCGCCAAAACCGCTGCCGATGATCAATACGTGGAAGGTCTGCATGGGCTTCCTGAAGGTGATGGGTTGGACCCTTGTCCTTCATGTATAGCCAAATTGCGGGCGGGGGGCGTTCAAGCTTTTGGTTTAGCGGTGTTATGACTGACGGCATCGCGAGCAGGCTCGCTCCTACAGGAATTGTGCGAACCCTGTGGGAGCGAGCCTGCTCGCGATGGCGTCAGATCAGGCGACGAAAAAATCCCCGCTGCCGATTATTCCTTCACGCTCATGAATTCCTCGGCCCAGCGAATGTATTCCTCAGGCTGGGTATAGGTGTGCGTCAGTTCGGTGGCGTTCAGGTCCGAGGCCTGGGTGAAGATCTGGCGTTGTTCGCGCAGGCTGTCGTAGGTGGCCTTGATGGCGGCGAAGTAGGCGCCGTGGCCGTCGATCACCACCCGCACGCCCAGCTCGGCCAGGCGTTTGTCATCACGCAGCAGCGGGTTGCCGTAGGTCACCAGCATCAGGGGTACGCTCAGGTGTTCGGCGATTTTTTCCAGGTGGTCGAAATCCTTCACACCCACCATGCAGATGCCGTCCGCGCCGGCGGCCTGGTATTGCTTGGTGCGGCTGATGATTTCCTGGACTGGCAGGATCCCTGCGTGGGTGCGGGCGATGATCGCCATTTCCGAGTCGCAGCGTGCTTCCAGTGCCGCGCGGATCTTGCCGACGCCTTCGGCAACGGTGATCAGATCGGTGGATTTGCGACCGAATTGCGCCGGCAGCAGGGTGTCTTCGATGGTCAGCGCGGCGATGCCGGCGCGTTCGAGTTCGACGATGGTGCGCATGACATTGAGCGCGTTGCCGTAGCCATGGTCGGCGTCGGCGATCACCGGTAACTGGGCGACGCGACCGATGCGGGTGGCCTGTTCGGCGAATTCGCTGAGGGTGATCAGCGCAAAGTCAGGGGCGGCCAATACCTGCAAAGAGGCGACCGAACCGCCGAGAATCCCGACTTCGAACCCAAGATCCGCGGCAATGCGTGCCGACATCGGATCGAACACCGATGCGGTGTGGTAGCAGGTGTTGGACGCGAGCAGTTGACGGAAATTGCGGCGTAATTCTTGATGAGACAGCCTGGACATATGGGTTCCACCAATGGAAATGGAAGGGCTTGAGCAAAAGTGTCAACGCCGAAAGTGTTAAAGGCTATCACGGGCGCAAGGCGGGAATGATGACGAATTTAGTGTGAATGCAGCCATTTTTTCCGGCGCGCAACCGTTTGCGCTTGGCCCTGACCCGTTATTGCCCTTGAAGATAAGGCCTTGCTGGCTGCGATCAAGCAGCCACGGCCTGGCGCTGTCCGTTGTGCAGCAATACGCAGCGTACTGAATCGCCGGGCTGCAATTGCAGGCGTTTGGCGGTGAGGCGGTCGACCGTCAGGCAATGGCCCGTCTGTCGCGCCGCGGCGGTGGTGATGCGGCAGTTCTCCAGGCGCCGGTTATGGATCAGCCACATCGGCGCCTGATCGTCGGGCGTGCCAATGGACAAATCCAGCAACTGGCTGTCGCGCACGGTGCGGATGTTCGACACCGGCGCCTCGATGACCGGGCCGGCGTCGAAGATGTCGACGTAACCCTGGTGGGCAAACCCTTCGGCGGTGAGGATCTTCAGCGCCGGTTCGCTGTTCGCATGGGGCTTGCCGATCGCCGCTTGGGCCTGCTCGGTGAGCAGGCAAGTGTAAAGCGGCTGGCGTGGCATCAGTTCGGCGATGAAGGCCTTGTTGCCCAGCCACGACAGGTGATCGGCATGGCTGAAGTCCTTCTTGAAAAAGTGCCGGCCCACGCTGTCCCAGAAGGGTGAGCAGCCTCGTTCATCGGCAGTGCCGCGCAGTTCGGCGATGAGTTTGTCACCGAACAGGTGGGGGAACTCGGCGACAAACAGCAGGCGCCCCAGTGACAACAACCGGCCGCGTCCCTCCAGGCGTTGATCCGGGCGCAGGAACAACAAACAGAGTTCCGATTGGCCGGTCATTTCATTGTTCAGGAACAGGGTCGGGATCTGCCGCCGGATGCCCAGATCCGCCGACGCACTGACCGTCAGCCCGACCCGGTAGTTGTACCAGGGCTCGCGCAGGCCAATGGCACCGGTCATGGCGCTGACGCCGATGACTTGCTGATCGTCGTCCTCGAGCACGAACAGGTAATCGGCATCGGCGCGCTCGACCTGTTCGGCGAAGGTTCGTTTGGCCCAGCGCAGACGGTGGTTCAGGCGTTCCTCGTTGGCGGGCAGGCTGTTCAGCCCGCGGCCTGCCTGCCGGACCAGCGCGCTCAAGGCGGGCAAGTCGGTGACCTCGACGGGGCGGACAATCATGCTGGCGCTCCTTCTACAGGCGGGCTACCGCGCAGATCGAGGCTCACAGGGCGATCAGCCGGATCGGGCTGCCTTCGCTGACTTTCAGCGCGGCGCACATGCTGGCGTCCAGTGTCAGCGGCTGACCGGCGATGTAGTCGAGTTCGGCGACAATGGCCCGGTAGTTCTCCAGTGAGTCGTTGCTCACCAGATAACGGCCGCGTGCGTCGATGACCGAGCCGGGTCGGGCCACGGTAGTGTGGCTTTCGGCGATGGATCTGATGCCATGGGTGCGTGCAAACAGGGTCGGGCCACCGTCGAACAGATCGACGTAGCTGTTGGTCTCGAAACCCTCCCGCGCCAGGATATCGAAGGCCTCCTGCCCATCGGGATGGACGCTGCCAATACAGTCTTGTGCGGCCTGGGGCAGCATCGGCACGTAGATCGGGTATTGCGGCAGCAATTCGGCGAGAAACGTGCGGCTTTCCAGGCCGCACAGCCGTTCAGCCTCGACATAGGGCAGATCGAAGAAGTGTTTCCCCACCGCATCCCAGAACGGTGAATGACCGTCTTCGCTGCTATAACCGACGATCTCGGTGATGACCGCATCGGCAAAACGTCGTGGGTAAGCGGCAATGAACAACAGCCGGGCCCGTGACAGCAGTTCCGAGAATGCCGTGCGTTCCAGTGCCGCATCGATGTGGAAACCGCGCAGCAGGGTGTGGGCGCTGAGGTCATGACACACCGACAGCGCAGGCACCTCGTGCTCGATGTTCAACTCCCGCGAGGCACTGTTGAAATGCCGGTTGCGCAGGCTGTAGAACGGCTCGCTGAAGCCGGCGGTGGCGAGAATTTCCGAGCAGCCGACGAGGCACCGGGTCGCCAGGTCTTCCAGCACAAAGCAATAACTCTCGGGACCGGGACTGAAGACGTCGTGCTCGAACGAGGTGCGGGAATCGAGAATCTTGTCACGCAGCCGTTCACTGTCGTCCGGCAAGGACGTGACGCCCACCAGGCTTTCCCGGGCAAGGCGTTGTAATTGAGGTAGGTCGCCTAACTGCACTGGACGCAAGACCAGCATGGATGCACTCCTGTATCAAAGGGTTCGGTGACGTGCACCGGACCGGACTATCACTGTCGGTTTCCACGCGTTGAAACGGCGGGCGCTTATCAGGCTCCGCTCTTTCTTGTTTTACGGTTTCATGGCCACTTGCGGCGCCCGGGGCCTGGGTGAGTCAAAACGGGTCTTGGGGCTGCAGCGGCTTGGTGTTTGGACGGGGAGAAGTCCAGACCAGGATCAACGATCGGGTCTTTGAATGAGAGCATCCGGGCTCCTGCTGGATGAGATTTTCGGTAATCCTTTGAAATCAGTATTTAGTTAATGGCTATTGCATGTCTAGTTAATTTTGGCGCCGTTCCGAGCGCTCGATGATGCTGCGAAGGCTCCATCGCCAAAGGCCTACGCGGATATCGAATAGCCTTGTAGGCCTTTGCCTAAATAGCTGTGGGACAAAGCTGTAGTTGTACGAAGAAATGCCTGACGGTCAGCGCATTATCGACTGAAACAAAACGCCCCCTGATCTCCATGTTGCGGCACAATTGCCCACTATTGCGCGGCCAGACGCCGTTTATCACAGTGATCGAAAGAGAGATTTTTCGTGCAGGCGACCCGTTTGACCCTGATCTGCCACGCTCGAACCGTCGCACAAAAATTGGCGAGATTTCCTACAAACGAAACTTTGGAGATGGATTGGCAGTCGGCCAGGGGCTCGCGCAGCGTTCAGTCCAAGGGTTCCCCCAGGCTGTTGAGCGCGCCCGAACTGCGCACCCGGCAGACCGCCGAGCTGTTTGGCAGTGACATGGAGATTGTCGAGGCACTCAGGGATTGCGATTTCGGGCGCTGGAAGGGCGTGCGTATCAAGGACCTGCAAAAGAACGAACCCGAACAACTCCAGAGCTGGCTCGTCGACCAGGACGGCGCACCCCATGGCGGCGAGTCGGTGACGAAGGTTATCGAGCGCGTAGTCGCCTGGCTGACGACACTGCAATCGTCGCCAGGACATGTCATCGCCATCACCCATCCGTTTATCATCCGCGCCGCGCTGACACATGTGCTGCACAGTTCGGCGTTCAACCTGATTGATGTGGAGCCGTTGTCGGCCATCGAACTCCAGTTCAATGGTTGCTGGCGACTCCGCTTGCCGGGCATCGCGCCCGAAGGAACGCTTTGATGAAAAAAATCCTGGTCATCGGCATTGGCGCCGGCAATCCCGACTACATCACCATGCAGGCGGTGAAGGCGCTGAATCAGGCCGACGTGTTTTTCCTCATGGACAAGGGCCAGAGCAAAGACAAGCTGATCGATCTGCGCCGTGAAATTTGCGAACGCTACATCACCGATCCTGACTACCGCTTTGTCGAAGCCCAGAGTCCGGAACGCGAGCGGGGCGAGGTGGATTACACCTCCAGCGTCGACGACTTGAACCTGGCCAAGCAACGCACCTTCGAGCGGCTGATCAACGAGCAACTGGCAGACGGCCAGTGCGGCGGTTTCCTGGTGTGGGGCGATCCGGCGCTGTACGACAGCACCATTCGCATCCTGCAGGCGATTCTGGCGTCAGGCACTTGTGCCTTCGAGTTCGAGGTCATTCCCGGCATCACCAGCGTCCAGGCCCTGGCGGCGCAACACAAGGTGCCGCTCAATCAGATCGGGCGCTCGGTGGAAATCACCACCGGCCGGCGCCTGGCGGCGGGGCAGGTGAGTGATGCCGATTGCCTGGTGGTGATGCTCGACGCGCAGGATTCGTATCACCACGTGGCGGACAAGGACACCGAGATTTACTGGGGGGCCTACCTGGGCACGCCGGATGAGATCCTGATCAGCGGCCGGCTGGGGGATGTGGAGGATGAGATCGAGCGGGTGCGCAAGGCGGCCCGGGTGGCCAATGGGTGGATCATGGATACGTATTTGTTGCGTAAGCCTTGAGTCATTTGGTGTCTGGGCTGACGCCATCGCGAGCAAGCTCGGCTCCTACAGGGCAGGCGGCGATCCTGTAGGAGCCGAGCTTGCTCGCGATGAGGCCAGTCCAGACACCTCAGGAAATGACCTTCACTCCACGCCCAAACCGCTCCCGATACACCGACGGCGGCACCCCGACCACCGTGCGAAACGCCACCCGAAAACTTTCCACCGACCGATAACCACAATGCTGGGCAATCTGCTCGGTGTTCTGGTTCGTGCTTTCCAGCAGTTCCCGGGCGCGACCCAGGCGTTCGTGTTGCAGCCAGGTCTTGGGCGACTGGCCGCTGGCTTCGGTGAAGCGCCGCAGGAAGGTGCGCTCGCTCATCGCCGCTTCGCTGGCCAGGTCGCGCACCTCCAGCGGTTCATGCAAGCGCTCCCTTGCCCACTGCATGACGCGGGAAAGATCGCTGCGTGGCGTAGGACTGACCGGCGTGGGAATGAACTGTGCCTGGCCACCGGTGCGTTGCGGTGACATCACCAGCCGCCGAGCCACCGCGTTGGCCACCTGGGTGCCGAAATCCCGCGCCACCAGATGCAGGCAGGCATCGATGCCGGCGGCACTGCCGGCGGACGTGATCAACTGGCCCGAATCGACATACAACACGTCCGGGTCCACCAGAATGTTGGGAAAACGCTCGGCCAGCTCCGTGGCGTAGCGCCAGTGTGTCGTGGCGCCGTGGCCGTCGAGCAGGCCGGTGGCCGCCAGCACGAACACCCCCGAGCAGATCGACAGTAACCGCGCGCCCCGGGCATGGGCCTGGCGCAGGGCGTTGATCAGCGCCTCAGGCGCCGGCGCGTGGCGATCGCGCCAGCCGGGAATGATGATGGTCCGGGCTTGTCCGAGCAGATCCAGGCCGCCGTCGGCCAGTACCTGAATGCCGCCCATGGCGCGCATCGGTCCCTGGTCCACGGCGACGATCCGGTGTTCGTACCAGGGAAATTCGAACTCTGGACGTGCCAGGCCGAAGATCTCGACGGCGATGCCGAACTCAAAGGTACAGAGGCCGTCGTAGGCCAGGATGGCGACCAATCCAGGGGCAGATTGCATTTGGCGGAAAGTTCCCGGTGAGTGTCTTGTCCGCCACTGTAGCGGCAAGTGGCGGGCGGATAAAGTCTGTTCACACCCACGGAAAATATGGAGAACAACCCATGACCAGTCTGGTTCGCGAAATCCCCGCCGCCCCTTCGGCCATTGCCCTGATGCATTTCAGCAATCGCCTGACCTTCGAAACAGACTGTTCCGATGTCTATGGCAGCCAGCAGGCCGGGGAAGTCGATTTTGTCCTGGTCGATGTGCGGGGCCCGCTGGCCTTCGAGCGTGGGCATGTGCCCGGCGCGATCAATATTCCGGGGCGAATGCTCACGGTCGAAACGCTGGCGGGCTACCCGAAAAACAGTCTGTTCGTGGTCTATTGCGCAGGCCCGCACTGCAATGGCGCGAACAAGGCCGCGGTGAAACTGGCGGCGCTGGGGTACCCGGTCAAGGAGATGATCGGCGGGGTGACCGGGTGGCTGGATGAGGGGTTTGAGTTGAGTGTGGTGGTGCAGCGGCCGGCCATTACGGCTGTCAGTTGCGAATGCTGATGTACCTGTAGGAGCGAGCCTGCTCGCGAAAAACCTGAGGGCGCCGCGGAGCATCTGGTTTTACGCGTTATCGTTCGCGACCATCGCGACCATCGCGACCATCGCGAGCAGGCTCGCTCCTACATTTGAATTGCGGCCAGCCATTTATCCAGCGTCCCCTGCAGCCAGTCAAAAACGGCGGCATGGGCAGCACTGTCCTGCGGATCCCGAGGCAGCGGCGACTCCTCACCAAAATGTTGATTCAGCACCGCCACCGACTGCGCGTTCCATTCCGGATGAAACTGCAACCCCACCCGCGTCGGCCCGACGCAATACATCTGCTGTTCGCACTGCGCGCTGCTGACCAGCAATTGCGCACCCGGTGGCAGGTCGATGGCGTCTTCGTGCCACTCCAATACCTTCAATGTCTTTCCATCGGTGAACGACACATCGGTCCATCCGGTTTCCGTCCGGTCCATGCGCCGCACATTGCCGCCCAGGCTCAGCGCCAGCAGTTGCGCGCCGAGGCAGATGGCGAACACCGCCGCACCTTGATCCAGGCTGCCCGCCAACCATTGGCGTTCGTCTTCCAGCCATTGCGGCCCGGCATTGGACTCAAAAGGCCCGCCTAACAGAATCGCTGGTGCGCCACTGACGGGTGGCAACTGGCCAAGGTCGGCGCGAAAGACGTTCAGCGTCACGCCACGGGAGGCTGCCCAGTCGGCAATGGCCCCCGGCCCTTCGGCGGGGTGGTGCTGGATAAGGTTGAGTTCGGTCATCACGCTACTCTTGTGCCTTGAGTCAGGCGCTCAATGTGCCGCAAAACAGGACGCGTCACCAGCCAGTCTCTGCAGGGCGGACGCCGGCGAAATCTTGTGCCACCGCACAAGCCGCTCTAGACTGCCGGCCACTTCGGTCCATGTCCGCCACAAGCGAACGACCGAAAGCTGCCAATCGAGCTGCCAATAAAAGCCTCCGCACACGGGAGTTATAAATGAAGAAGCTAGTGATGTTCGGTGCCCTGGCACTGTCGATGTTGTCCCTGACCGCCGTGGCCGACGACGCCAAGCCGATCCGCATCGGTATCGAAGCCGGTTACCCACCGTTCTCGATGAAAACCCCAGATGGCAAACTCACCGGTTTCGACGTCGATATCGGCGACGCGCTGTGCGAGCAGATGAAAGTCAAGTGCACCTGGGTCGAGCAGGAATTCGACGGCCTGATCCCGGCGCTGAAGGTCAAGAAAATCGACGCCATCCTGTCGTCCATGACCATCACTGACGATCGCAAGAAGAACGTCGATTTCACCATCAAGTACTACCACACCCCGGCGCGCTTCGTGATGAAGGAAGGCACCGATATCAAGGACCCGCTGACCGAACTCAAGGGCAAGAAAGTCGGTGTGCTGCGCGCCAGTACCCACGATCGCTTCGCCACTGACGTGCTGGTGCCGGCCGGGATTGAGCTGGTGCGTTACGGCTCCCAGCAGGAAGCGAACCTGGACATGGTGTCCGGTCGCATCGACGCGCTGTTGGCAGACTCGGTCAACCTGGACGAAGGTTTCCTGAAAACCGACGCGGGCAAAGGCTTCGCGTTCGTAGGCCCGACCTATGAAGATCCCAAGTACTTCGGCGGCGGCGCCGGCATTGCTGTGCGCAAGGGTGACAAGGAACTGGCGGACAAATTCAACACCGCCATCACCGAAATCCGCGCCAATGGCAAGTACAAGCAAGTGCAGGACAAGTACTTCAACTTTGACGTGTACGGGCATTAATACGCTGTAGAAAAAGGTGGCCCCGTTGACGCGGTGGCCACTTTTTTTATGCTCTTTATTCAACAGAGATTCCTGTGGGAGCGAGCCTGCTCGCGATGGCGATTGATCAGTCAGCGCATCAGTGCCTGACAAAACGCTATCGCGAGCAGGCTCGCTCCCACAGGTGATCTAGCCGTTTTCCAGCATTCAGGAGTTCCCCCCATGCGACGCATCGACCACACACTTCCCTGGAGTCACCTCGGCACCGAGCGCACGCTGAGTGTGTTTCGCTACGGCACAGGCACTCGCAAGGTCTACATCCAGGCCAGCCTGCACGCCGACGAACTGCCGGGCATGCGCACCGCCTGGGAACTGAAAAAACGCCTGGCCGAACTGGAGAGCCAGGGCCATTTGCAAGGCGTGATCGAGCTGGTGCCGGTGGCCAATCCCATTGGCCTCGACCAGCACCTGCAAGGCAGCCACATGGGCCGTTTCGAGCTGGGCAGTGGCAAGAATTTCAACCGCGCGTTCGTCGAACTCAGCGCGCCGGTGGCGCAGTTGATCGGTGATCGCCTGGGCAGCGATGCCGCCGCCAACATCGTATTGATCCGCCAGGCCATGGGCCAGGTACTCGACGATCTGCCGGCACCGGCTTCACAGCTCGAAGCCATGCATCGCCTGCTGCTGCGCCATGCCTGCGATGCCGATATCACCCTCGATCTGCATTGCGACTTCGATGCCGCGATTCACATCTACGCCTTGCCCCAGCACTGGTCGCAATGGCAATCCCTGGCGGCGCGCCTGAAGGCTGGCGTGGCCTTGCTGTGCGAAGATTCCGGTGGCAGCTCCTTCGACGAATCCTGTTCTTCGCCCTGGTTGCGCCTGGCCAAGGCCTTCCCCGATGCGGCCATTCCGCCGGCCAACCTGGCGACCACCCTGGAGCTGGGGAGCATGGGCGACACCCGGGTCGATCAGGCGCAAGCCAACTGTGAAGCGATCCTGGGCTTTCTTGCCGAACAGGGTTTCATCACCGGCGACTGGCCGGCAGCTCCCGCAGAGTGCTGCGAAGGCATGCCGTTCGAGGGCACCCAGTATCTGTTCGCGCCCCATCATGGCGTGGTCAGTTTCCTGCGCGAGGCCGGTGAATGGGTGGAGAAGGGCGATGCGCTGTTTGAGGTGGTCGACCCGCTGAGCGACAAGGTCACTACCGTGAGTGCCGGGACCAGCGGTGTGTTGTTTG
This genomic interval from Pseudomonas putida contains the following:
- a CDS encoding alpha/beta fold hydrolase is translated as MLLLVVAIAVFAAWSWLSYPAVGYWLYDLSVAAEAKLYKLHKIVVPINEMTVSTWQGGPYEASSNVLMLHGFSADKNIWLRFARHFVGNYRVIIPDIAGHGETGFKAGGGYDIPLQAKRMIQLLDVCGVEKVHVIGNSMGGWIAAWLAAHYPERIASVALFDPAGVTSPEPSDLERHLAKGHNPFLIESREEFRHFYAMTMADPPWMPRVVLDAFAHRYEQSRDELEEIFREFRASPPMEPELPAINAPALLLWGRKDRLIDVSSVAVWSKGILDLRVEIWEGIGHMPMVEAPAGSARLYREFLASLRSESPQDQRLH
- a CDS encoding flavin-containing monooxygenase, which translates into the protein MQTFHVLIIGSGFGGQCAAVNLLKAGITDFRMLERRDFFGGTWCQNTYPGAAVDVPSPLYSLSFAPYRWTQMFAEQAELHRYTRHVVERFGLRERVELQANVEQVEWDEVERRWAVHTAKGTFHAQFLINATGPLSQPVVPHFPGMERFKGKTFHTNHWDHTFDYRQKRVAIVGSGASAAQVIPAIAPDVGHLHVFQRTPHWVLPRADRTFGRLQRWLLGLKPAYKLLRWMIYWQFETRVIAFKYSKPAVRMVQHQALRFIKRQVPDAELRRKLTPDYTIGCKRVILSSTLYPALARGNVTLHSREQGIKAIDETGIVMQDGQHIDVDLIVWSTGYDATDGVISYPVTGRNGTQLRNVWAEYPRAYLGTSLPDFPNLFIVTGPNTGIGHTSALFIIESQMNYILDCIRTLKTQGLRSIEVRPEAERTYTEMIHREMERTVWKSGGCHSWYQSKSGHVVAMFPGFSFSFHRLTRALKPADHILS
- a CDS encoding isocitrate lyase/PEP mutase family protein; translation: MSRLSHQELRRNFRQLLASNTCYHTASVFDPMSARIAADLGFEVGILGGSVASLQVLAAPDFALITLSEFAEQATRIGRVAQLPVIADADHGYGNALNVMRTIVELERAGIAALTIEDTLLPAQFGRKSTDLITVAEGVGKIRAALEARCDSEMAIIARTHAGILPVQEIISRTKQYQAAGADGICMVGVKDFDHLEKIAEHLSVPLMLVTYGNPLLRDDKRLAELGVRVVIDGHGAYFAAIKATYDSLREQRQIFTQASDLNATELTHTYTQPEEYIRWAEEFMSVKE
- the astA gene encoding arginine N-succinyltransferase — its product is MIVRPVEVTDLPALSALVRQAGRGLNSLPANEERLNHRLRWAKRTFAEQVERADADYLFVLEDDDQQVIGVSAMTGAIGLREPWYNYRVGLTVSASADLGIRRQIPTLFLNNEMTGQSELCLLFLRPDQRLEGRGRLLSLGRLLFVAEFPHLFGDKLIAELRGTADERGCSPFWDSVGRHFFKKDFSHADHLSWLGNKAFIAELMPRQPLYTCLLTEQAQAAIGKPHANSEPALKILTAEGFAHQGYVDIFDAGPVIEAPVSNIRTVRDSQLLDLSIGTPDDQAPMWLIHNRRLENCRITTAAARQTGHCLTVDRLTAKRLQLQPGDSVRCVLLHNGQRQAVAA
- a CDS encoding arginine N-succinyltransferase produces the protein MLVLRPVQLGDLPQLQRLARESLVGVTSLPDDSERLRDKILDSRTSFEHDVFSPGPESYCFVLEDLATRCLVGCSEILATAGFSEPFYSLRNRHFNSASRELNIEHEVPALSVCHDLSAHTLLRGFHIDAALERTAFSELLSRARLLFIAAYPRRFADAVITEIVGYSSEDGHSPFWDAVGKHFFDLPYVEAERLCGLESRTFLAELLPQYPIYVPMLPQAAQDCIGSVHPDGQEAFDILAREGFETNSYVDLFDGGPTLFARTHGIRSIAESHTTVARPGSVIDARGRYLVSNDSLENYRAIVAELDYIAGQPLTLDASMCAALKVSEGSPIRLIAL
- a CDS encoding histidine phosphatase family protein, which produces MQATRLTLICHARTVAQKLARFPTNETLEMDWQSARGSRSVQSKGSPRLLSAPELRTRQTAELFGSDMEIVEALRDCDFGRWKGVRIKDLQKNEPEQLQSWLVDQDGAPHGGESVTKVIERVVAWLTTLQSSPGHVIAITHPFIIRAALTHVLHSSAFNLIDVEPLSAIELQFNGCWRLRLPGIAPEGTL
- the cobF gene encoding precorrin-6A synthase (deacetylating) yields the protein MKKILVIGIGAGNPDYITMQAVKALNQADVFFLMDKGQSKDKLIDLRREICERYITDPDYRFVEAQSPERERGEVDYTSSVDDLNLAKQRTFERLINEQLADGQCGGFLVWGDPALYDSTIRILQAILASGTCAFEFEVIPGITSVQALAAQHKVPLNQIGRSVEITTGRRLAAGQVSDADCLVVMLDAQDSYHHVADKDTEIYWGAYLGTPDEILISGRLGDVEDEIERVRKAARVANGWIMDTYLLRKP
- the ftrA gene encoding transcriptional regulator FtrA, yielding MQSAPGLVAILAYDGLCTFEFGIAVEIFGLARPEFEFPWYEHRIVAVDQGPMRAMGGIQVLADGGLDLLGQARTIIIPGWRDRHAPAPEALINALRQAHARGARLLSICSGVFVLAATGLLDGHGATTHWRYATELAERFPNILVDPDVLYVDSGQLITSAGSAAGIDACLHLVARDFGTQVANAVARRLVMSPQRTGGQAQFIPTPVSPTPRSDLSRVMQWARERLHEPLEVRDLASEAAMSERTFLRRFTEASGQSPKTWLQHERLGRARELLESTNQNTEQIAQHCGYRSVESFRVAFRTVVGVPPSVYRERFGRGVKVIS
- a CDS encoding rhodanese-like domain-containing protein; its protein translation is MTSLVREIPAAPSAIALMHFSNRLTFETDCSDVYGSQQAGEVDFVLVDVRGPLAFERGHVPGAINIPGRMLTVETLAGYPKNSLFVVYCAGPHCNGANKAAVKLAALGYPVKEMIGGVTGWLDEGFELSVVVQRPAITAVSCEC
- a CDS encoding type 1 glutamine amidotransferase, which produces MTELNLIQHHPAEGPGAIADWAASRGVTLNVFRADLGQLPPVSGAPAILLGGPFESNAGPQWLEDERQWLAGSLDQGAAVFAICLGAQLLALSLGGNVRRMDRTETGWTDVSFTDGKTLKVLEWHEDAIDLPPGAQLLVSSAQCEQQMYCVGPTRVGLQFHPEWNAQSVAVLNQHFGEESPLPRDPQDSAAHAAVFDWLQGTLDKWLAAIQM
- a CDS encoding ABC transporter substrate-binding protein encodes the protein MKKLVMFGALALSMLSLTAVADDAKPIRIGIEAGYPPFSMKTPDGKLTGFDVDIGDALCEQMKVKCTWVEQEFDGLIPALKVKKIDAILSSMTITDDRKKNVDFTIKYYHTPARFVMKEGTDIKDPLTELKGKKVGVLRASTHDRFATDVLVPAGIELVRYGSQQEANLDMVSGRIDALLADSVNLDEGFLKTDAGKGFAFVGPTYEDPKYFGGGAGIAVRKGDKELADKFNTAITEIRANGKYKQVQDKYFNFDVYGH